The Lacipirellula parvula genome window below encodes:
- a CDS encoding D-2-hydroxyacid dehydrogenase, producing MRIVLCYPVESQHIARIQSVWPEAELVDAGQERIAAQLPTADIYCGHAKVPVPWDEVVAGGRLQWIQSSAAGLDHCLVPSVVDSTITVTSASGVLAKQVADQTFALLLGVLRNLPTYFRAKEAREFIRRPTRDLYGARVGIVGLGGNGRLLARLLKAFDCSVIATDWFPEQKSPFVDEILPADRVDDLLPRVDVLILAAPLTDHTRGLIDARRLRMLPAGAVVINVARGPIIVESDLVEVLNSGHLWGAGVDVTQVEPLPNDSQLWAVPNVIITPHVGGQRASRIDDMTDLFCENLRRYRAGKPLANLVDKRLGFPEPSQIYGAV from the coding sequence ATGCGAATTGTTCTCTGCTACCCGGTTGAATCGCAACACATCGCCCGCATCCAGAGCGTTTGGCCGGAGGCCGAACTGGTCGACGCCGGGCAGGAGCGGATCGCCGCACAACTGCCGACCGCCGACATCTACTGTGGGCACGCGAAGGTGCCGGTGCCATGGGACGAGGTGGTGGCCGGCGGCCGATTGCAGTGGATCCAATCGTCGGCCGCGGGCCTCGACCACTGCCTCGTACCGAGCGTGGTCGATAGCACCATTACGGTCACAAGTGCCTCGGGGGTTCTGGCGAAACAGGTCGCGGACCAAACTTTTGCGTTGTTGCTCGGGGTTTTGCGGAATTTGCCGACGTATTTCCGGGCCAAAGAGGCGCGGGAGTTCATCCGCCGCCCGACCCGCGACTTGTACGGGGCCCGCGTCGGCATCGTCGGCTTGGGGGGGAACGGCCGGCTGTTGGCGAGATTGCTCAAGGCGTTCGATTGCTCAGTGATCGCCACCGATTGGTTTCCGGAGCAAAAGTCGCCGTTCGTTGACGAGATTTTGCCGGCCGACCGCGTGGACGATTTGTTGCCACGCGTTGATGTGTTGATCCTGGCGGCGCCGCTGACCGACCACACCCGCGGGCTGATCGACGCCCGTCGGTTGCGGATGTTGCCGGCCGGGGCCGTAGTGATCAACGTCGCCCGCGGGCCGATCATCGTCGAAAGCGATTTGGTGGAGGTATTGAACTCGGGCCACCTGTGGGGCGCGGGCGTCGACGTTACCCAGGTGGAGCCGTTGCCGAACGACAGTCAGTTGTGGGCGGTTCCAAATGTGATCATCACGCCTCACGTCGGCGGGCAGCGAGCGAGCCGCATCGACGACATGACGGATCTGTTCTGCGAAAACCTGCGGCGCTACCGCGCCGGCAAACCCTTGGCGAACCTCGTCGACAAGCGGTTGGGATTCCCCGAGCCGAGCCAAATCTACGGCGCGGTGTGA